The Symphalangus syndactylus isolate Jambi chromosome 3, NHGRI_mSymSyn1-v2.1_pri, whole genome shotgun sequence genome has a segment encoding these proteins:
- the ZBTB43 gene encoding zinc finger and BTB domain-containing protein 43 encodes MEPGTNSFRVEFPDFSSTILQKLNQQRQQGQLCDVSIVVQGHIFRAHKAVLAASSPYFCDQVLLKNSRRIVLPDVMNPRVFENILLSSYTGRLVMPAPEIVSYLTAASFLQMWHVVDKCTEVLEGNPTVLCQKLNHGSDHQSPSSSSYNGLVESFELGSGGHTDFPKAQELRDGENEEESTKDELSSQLTEHEYLPSNSSTEHDRLSTEMASQDGEEGASDSAEFHYTRPMYSKPSIMAHKRWIHVKPERLEQACEGMDVHATYDEHQVTESINTVQTEHTVQPSGVEEDFHIGEKKVEAEFDEQADESNYDEQVDFYGSSMEEFSGERSDGNLIGHRQEAALAAGYSENIEMVTGIKEEASHLGFSATDKLYPCQCGKSFTHKSQRDRHMSMHLGLRPYGCGVCGKKFKMKHHLVGHMKIHTGIKPYECNICAKRFMWRDSFHRHVTSCTKSYEAAKAEQNTTEAN; translated from the coding sequence ATGGAGCCTGGAACAAACTCTTTTCGGGTAGAATTTCCtgatttttccagcaccattctACAGAAACTGAACCAGCAGCGCCAGCAAGGACAATTATGTGACGTCTCCATTGTTGTCCAAGGCCACATTTTCCGGGCACACAAAGCCGTTCTTGCTGCCAGTTCACCCTACTTTTGTGACCAGGTACTCCTGAAAAACAGCAGGAGAATTGTTTTGCCTGATGTGATGAACCCAAGAGTGTTTGAGAACATTCTCCTATCTAGTTATACAGGACGTCTAGTAATGCCCGCTCCAGAAATTGTTAGTTACTTGACAGCGGCAAGCTTCCTCCAGATGTGGCATGTGGTAGACAAATGCACTGAAGTTTTAGAGGGAAACCCTACAGTCCTTTGTCAGAAGCTAAATCATGGCAGTGACCACCAGTCACCAAGCAGCAGTAGTTATAATGGCCTGGTAGAGAGCTTTGAGCTGGGCTCTGGGGGTCATACTGATTTTCCCAAAGCCCAAGAACTGAGGGATGGTGAAAATGAAGAGGAGAGCACCAAAGACGAGCTGTCATCCCAGCTCACCGAGCATGAATACCTGCCCAGCAACTCGTCCACAGAGCATGACCGCCTGAGCACGGAAATGGCAAGCCAGGATGGGGAGGAGGGCGCCAGCGACAGTGCTGAGTTCCACTACACCCGGCCCATGTACAGCAAGCCCAGCATCATGGCTCACAAACGCTGGATCCACGTGAAGCCCGAGCGCTTAGAACAGGCTTGCGAGGGCATGGATGTGCACGCGACCTATGACGAGCACCAGGTCACAGAGTCCATCAACACCGTGCAGACAGAGCACACGGTCCAGCcttcaggagtggaggaggacttccatattggggaaaagaaagtGGAAGCTGAGTTTGATGAACAGGCTGATGAAAGCAATTATGATGAGCAGGTGGATTTCTATGGCTCTTCCATGGAAGAGTTTTCCGGAGAGAGGTCAGATGGGAATCTAATTGGGCACAGACAGGAGGCTGCCCTCGCAGCAGGCTACAGTGAGAATATTGAAATGGTAACAGGGATTAAAGAAGAAGCTTCCCACTTAGGATTCTCAGCCACCGACAAGCTGTATCCTTGTCAGTGTGGGAAAAGTTTCACTCACAAGAGTCAGAGAGATCGGCACATGAGCATGCACCTCGGTCTTCGGCCTTACGGCTGTGGTGTCTGCGGTAAGAAATTCAAAATGAAGCACCATCTCGTGGGCCACATGAAGATTCACACGGGCATAAAGCCGTATGAGTGTAATATCTGTGCAAAGAGGTTTATGTGGAGGGACAGTTTCCACCGGCATGTGACTTCTTGTACCAAGTCCTATGAAGCTGCAAAGGCTGAGCAGAATACAACTGAGGCTAACTAA